The Xanthomonas sontii genome contains a region encoding:
- a CDS encoding glycerate kinase, whose translation MKIVIAPDAFKESLSAAEAAAQIAAGFRSVFPEAQYVLLPFADGGEGTVDALVAAGGGRRVACTVTGPLGAPVAAQFGLSEDGGTALIEMAAASGLMLVPPQQRDPCLTGTRGVGELILAALDAGARRLLIGIGGSASNDGGAGMAQALGVRLLDAHGRDLAAGGAALGALARIEPDGLDPRLRDCTIEVACDVDNPLIGPSGASAVFGPQKGATPAMVAQLDAGLQHYAEAIERTLGVAVAQLPGAGAGGGIGAALLAFLGARLRPGVEIVAQALGLEAHLAGADLLVTGEGRLDGQSAQGKVPVGLARIARRHGVPVLAIAGGLGEGAADLQAQGIDALFGAVQRVSTREAALADAADALRQAARNVAAAIALGQRLGGSRAQ comes from the coding sequence ATGAAGATCGTCATCGCCCCGGACGCGTTCAAGGAAAGCCTGTCCGCGGCGGAGGCGGCCGCGCAGATTGCGGCCGGCTTCCGCAGCGTGTTCCCGGAGGCGCAGTACGTGCTGCTGCCGTTCGCCGACGGCGGCGAGGGCACGGTGGACGCGCTGGTCGCCGCTGGCGGTGGGCGCCGGGTCGCCTGCACGGTGACCGGGCCGCTGGGCGCGCCGGTCGCCGCGCAGTTCGGCCTGAGCGAGGACGGCGGCACCGCCCTGATCGAGATGGCCGCGGCCAGCGGGCTGATGCTGGTGCCGCCGCAACAGCGCGATCCATGCCTGACCGGCACCCGCGGCGTCGGCGAACTGATCCTGGCCGCGCTGGATGCCGGCGCGCGCCGGCTGCTGATCGGCATCGGCGGCAGCGCCAGCAACGACGGCGGCGCCGGCATGGCGCAGGCCCTGGGCGTGCGCCTGCTGGACGCGCACGGCCGCGACCTGGCCGCCGGCGGCGCGGCGCTGGGCGCGCTGGCGCGCATCGAACCGGACGGCCTGGACCCGCGACTGCGCGACTGCACCATTGAGGTCGCCTGCGATGTCGACAACCCGCTGATCGGGCCGAGCGGCGCCTCGGCGGTGTTCGGGCCGCAGAAAGGCGCCACGCCGGCGATGGTCGCGCAGCTCGATGCCGGGTTGCAGCACTACGCCGAGGCGATCGAACGCACCTTGGGCGTGGCGGTGGCGCAACTGCCCGGCGCCGGCGCGGGCGGCGGCATCGGCGCGGCCCTGCTCGCCTTCCTCGGCGCGCGGCTGCGCCCGGGCGTGGAGATCGTCGCGCAGGCGCTGGGGCTGGAAGCGCACCTGGCCGGCGCCGATCTGCTGGTCACCGGCGAAGGCCGCCTGGACGGGCAGAGCGCGCAGGGCAAGGTGCCGGTCGGCCTCGCCCGCATCGCCCGACGCCACGGTGTGCCGGTGCTGGCCATCGCCGGCGGCCTGGGCGAGGGCGCGGCGGATCTGCAGGCGCAGGGGATCGACGCGCTGTTCGGCGCGGTGCAACGCGTGTCCACGCGCGAGGCCGCGCTGGCCGACGCCGCCGACGCCCTGCGCCAGGCCGCGCGCAACGTGGCCGCGGCGATCGCCCTGGGCCAGCGCCTCGGCGGCTCCCGGGCGCAATAG
- a CDS encoding YafY family protein: protein MRKAERLFQLVNLIRVRQPVTAAVLAAELGLSVRSIYRYLDDLSLGGIPVYGEAGVGYRLDPQFALPPLALSREEVEALHLAVEMLACSGGGHLQPAARALLHKLQAAMPAPAPTPRVARALRAEPVALPCWQALHAAIAQRRSVRLRYRSLQGETSERAVLPLGLFHWGQHWTLGGWCGLRAAYRDFRLDRIEAVQACAAPLPVPAHVALDAYLQHQRAAWAQRGH, encoded by the coding sequence ATGCGCAAGGCCGAGCGTCTGTTCCAGCTGGTCAACCTGATCCGGGTGCGCCAGCCGGTGACGGCCGCCGTGCTCGCCGCCGAGCTGGGCCTGTCGGTGCGCAGCATCTACCGCTACCTCGACGATCTCTCGCTCGGCGGCATTCCGGTCTACGGCGAGGCGGGCGTCGGCTATCGCCTGGATCCGCAGTTCGCGTTGCCGCCGCTGGCGCTGTCGCGCGAGGAGGTCGAGGCCTTGCACCTGGCGGTTGAGATGCTCGCCTGCAGCGGCGGCGGTCATCTGCAGCCGGCCGCGCGCGCCTTGTTGCACAAGCTGCAGGCCGCCATGCCCGCGCCGGCGCCCACGCCGCGGGTGGCGCGTGCGTTGCGCGCCGAGCCGGTGGCCTTGCCGTGCTGGCAGGCGCTGCACGCCGCCATCGCGCAGCGCCGGAGCGTGCGCCTGCGCTATCGCAGCCTGCAGGGCGAAACCAGCGAGCGCGCGGTGCTGCCGCTGGGGCTGTTCCACTGGGGACAGCACTGGACGCTGGGCGGCTGGTGCGGGTTGCGCGCCGCGTATCGCGATTTCCGCCTGGATCGGATCGAGGCGGTGCAGGCCTGCGCGGCGCCGCTTCCGGTCCCGGCACACGTGGCGCTGGACGCGTATCTCCAGCACCAACGCGCAGCCTGGGCGCAGCGCGGGCACTGA
- a CDS encoding TerC family protein produces the protein METIGNVWLWGGFAIVVVVALLADLVLMRHGGPHKVTFKEALWWSIGWIALALAFNAGLWWYLRETIDVATGNRLGLEFLTGYLVEKSLAVDNIFVFLMIMSYFAVPEEQRQRVLVIGVLGAIVLRAVMIFAGSVLLTKFHWLLYVFGAFLLLTGIKMWFSAGKEPDLEANPVLRFMRKHLRLTPQYHGNALSVTQEGKRWFTPLFAVLMLIAITDVIFAVDSIPAIFAITTDPFIVLTSNVFAVLGLRAMFFLLAGMADRFHLLPYGLAIVLVFIGTKMLIIDLYKIPVLVSLLAVAVVIGATVVLSLLRPAKPAH, from the coding sequence ATGGAAACGATAGGCAACGTGTGGTTGTGGGGCGGTTTCGCGATCGTGGTGGTCGTGGCGCTGCTGGCGGACCTGGTGCTGATGCGCCACGGCGGTCCGCACAAGGTCACCTTCAAGGAAGCGCTGTGGTGGAGCATCGGCTGGATCGCGCTGGCGCTGGCGTTCAACGCCGGCCTGTGGTGGTACCTGCGCGAGACCATCGACGTGGCCACCGGCAACCGCCTGGGCCTTGAGTTCCTGACCGGCTACCTGGTCGAGAAGTCGCTGGCGGTCGACAACATCTTCGTGTTCCTGATGATCATGAGCTACTTCGCGGTGCCGGAGGAGCAGCGCCAGCGCGTGCTGGTGATCGGCGTGCTCGGCGCGATCGTGCTGCGCGCGGTGATGATCTTCGCCGGCTCGGTGCTGCTGACCAAGTTCCACTGGCTGCTGTACGTGTTCGGCGCGTTCCTGCTGCTGACCGGCATCAAGATGTGGTTCTCGGCGGGCAAGGAGCCGGACCTGGAGGCCAACCCGGTGCTGCGCTTCATGCGCAAGCATCTGCGCCTGACCCCGCAGTACCACGGCAACGCGCTGAGCGTGACCCAGGAAGGCAAGCGCTGGTTCACCCCGCTGTTCGCGGTGCTGATGCTGATCGCGATCACCGACGTGATCTTCGCGGTGGACAGCATCCCGGCGATCTTCGCGATCACCACCGACCCGTTCATCGTGCTGACCTCCAACGTGTTCGCGGTGCTGGGCCTGCGCGCGATGTTCTTCCTGCTGGCGGGCATGGCCGACCGCTTCCACCTGCTGCCCTACGGCCTGGCGATCGTGCTGGTGTTCATCGGCACCAAGATGCTGATCATCGACCTGTACAAGATCCCGGTGCTGGTGTCGCTGCTGGCGGTGGCGGTGGTGATCGGCGCCACCGTGGTGCTGAGCCTGCTGCGCCCGGCCAAGCCGGCGCACTGA
- a CDS encoding methyl-accepting chemotaxis protein — MMRRLLSLPLFWKILLPAAVSILCLLGYIGFSTVVFQRNNGHLEAIRDVHFPVLDTMTRNVAALDKIINGLNGAAAAGDMDMLKATAPIASQIHASYQKLQQTDPGNARELARLGKEFDEYYAHAAAVAAAFAQQREPDAAQMEAMAPSLERYRTHLNAMHHSADARFRATVQNAVDSSIAASVGGLIVGVLGALACIAFGWIVARAITRPLRRAIRTAHAVSQGKLDNPIAIDSGDEVGQLLQAMDSMQRQLRRVIQAQTEMGAQHEAGVTSHRIVASEFPGEFGSMVQAGNALVEGHIAVTLRVVELIKRYARGDLSQELEALPGERAVITQSLNDVRRNLLRINGEIKRMAAAAAAGDFTARSDEAAFDFDFRQILVDLNQLMSTADRNLNALSSLLQAVASGDLTGRMHGEFEGVFARMRDDANATVARLTEIVGRIQHSSAAIDAAAAEIAAGNDDLSRRTEQQAASLEETAASMEELTSTVKQNAEYAQQANRLAAGAAAVAVQGGNVVGQVVSTMEGIASSSRRIGDIIGVIDGIAFQTNILALNAAVEAARAGEQGRGFAVVASEVRTLAQRSANAAKEIKGLIDESVERVADGSALVGQAGTTMQEIVASVQRVTDIMGEISAASREQSAGIEQVNTTVAQMDQATQQNAALVEEATASARAMEEEAGQLSQSVALFRLAAPAPAARPAQVSRLAEDTAASSPAVAVEDALDA; from the coding sequence ATGATGAGACGTCTGCTTTCCCTGCCGTTGTTCTGGAAGATCCTGCTGCCGGCGGCGGTATCGATCCTGTGCCTGCTGGGCTACATCGGCTTCAGCACCGTGGTGTTCCAGCGCAACAACGGGCATCTGGAGGCGATCCGCGACGTGCACTTCCCGGTGCTGGACACCATGACGCGCAACGTCGCCGCGCTGGACAAGATCATCAATGGACTGAACGGCGCGGCGGCGGCCGGCGACATGGACATGCTCAAGGCGACCGCGCCGATCGCGTCGCAGATCCACGCGTCCTACCAGAAGCTGCAGCAGACCGACCCGGGCAATGCCCGGGAACTGGCGCGGCTGGGCAAGGAGTTCGACGAGTACTACGCGCATGCGGCGGCGGTGGCCGCGGCCTTCGCGCAGCAGCGCGAACCGGATGCGGCGCAGATGGAGGCGATGGCACCGTCGCTGGAGCGCTACCGCACCCATCTCAACGCGATGCACCACAGCGCCGACGCGCGCTTCCGCGCCACCGTGCAGAACGCCGTGGACAGTTCGATCGCCGCCAGCGTCGGCGGCCTGATCGTCGGCGTGCTCGGCGCGCTGGCCTGCATCGCCTTCGGCTGGATCGTCGCGCGCGCCATCACCCGTCCGTTGCGGCGTGCCATCCGCACCGCGCATGCGGTGTCGCAGGGCAAGCTGGACAACCCCATCGCCATCGACAGCGGCGATGAGGTCGGCCAGTTGCTGCAGGCCATGGACAGCATGCAGCGCCAGTTGCGCCGCGTGATCCAGGCACAGACCGAGATGGGCGCGCAGCACGAGGCCGGCGTCACCAGCCACCGCATCGTCGCCAGCGAGTTCCCCGGCGAGTTCGGCAGCATGGTCCAGGCCGGCAACGCGCTGGTCGAGGGGCACATCGCGGTGACCCTGCGCGTGGTCGAGCTGATCAAGCGCTATGCGCGCGGCGACCTGTCGCAGGAACTGGAAGCGTTGCCGGGCGAACGCGCGGTCATCACCCAGTCGCTCAACGACGTGCGCCGCAACCTGCTGCGGATCAATGGCGAAATCAAGCGGATGGCCGCGGCGGCGGCCGCCGGCGACTTCACCGCGCGCAGCGACGAGGCCGCCTTCGACTTCGACTTCCGGCAGATCCTGGTCGACCTCAATCAGCTGATGAGCACGGCCGACCGCAATCTCAACGCGCTTTCCTCGCTGCTGCAGGCGGTGGCCAGCGGCGACCTGACCGGGCGCATGCACGGCGAGTTCGAAGGCGTGTTCGCGCGGATGCGCGACGATGCCAATGCCACCGTCGCGCGTCTGACCGAGATCGTCGGTCGCATCCAGCACTCGTCGGCCGCGATCGATGCGGCCGCCGCCGAGATCGCCGCCGGCAACGACGACCTGTCGCGGCGCACCGAGCAGCAGGCGGCAAGCCTGGAAGAAACCGCCGCGTCGATGGAAGAACTGACCTCCACGGTCAAGCAGAACGCCGAGTACGCGCAGCAGGCCAACCGCCTGGCCGCCGGCGCGGCCGCGGTCGCCGTGCAGGGCGGCAACGTGGTCGGCCAGGTGGTGAGCACGATGGAGGGCATCGCGTCCTCGTCGCGGCGCATCGGCGACATCATCGGCGTGATCGACGGCATCGCCTTCCAGACCAATATCCTTGCGCTCAACGCCGCGGTGGAAGCCGCGCGTGCCGGCGAACAGGGCCGCGGCTTCGCGGTCGTCGCCAGCGAGGTGCGGACGCTGGCCCAGCGCTCGGCCAATGCGGCCAAGGAGATCAAGGGGCTGATCGACGAGTCGGTGGAGCGCGTGGCCGACGGCTCGGCCCTGGTCGGCCAGGCCGGCACCACCATGCAGGAGATCGTGGCCTCGGTGCAGCGCGTCACTGACATCATGGGCGAGATCTCGGCGGCCTCGCGCGAGCAGTCGGCCGGCATCGAACAGGTCAACACCACCGTGGCGCAGATGGACCAGGCCACCCAGCAGAACGCGGCGCTGGTCGAAGAAGCCACGGCCTCTGCGCGCGCCATGGAAGAGGAGGCCGGGCAACTGAGCCAGTCGGTCGCGCTGTTCCGCCTGGCCGCGCCGGCGCCCGCAGCCAGACCGGCGCAGGTGTCGCGGCTTGCGGAAGACACCGCGGCGTCGTCGCCGGCCGTGGCGGTGGAGGACGCGCTCGACGCGTGA
- a CDS encoding amino acid permease: MSFLFRRKSLDLVTVHEAGRRLVPSLSWPHLVALGIGAIVGTGIYTLIGVGAQLAGPAVLVSFAVAGAICACAALAYAEMATMMPAAGSAYTYSYVALGEAIAWVVGWSLILEYSLVVSTVAVGWSGYFVGFLHWASAQTGMDLNLPAALTAGPHAGGIVNLPAVLITFAVAGLLMAGTKESATLNAVLVVLKLIALGIFVAVALPAFQSANLHPFMPYGFPKTVGADGVAHGVMAAAAIIFFAFYGFDAISTAAEETKNPKRDLAIGIVGSMIGCTLIYILVALAAVGAMRYDVFGASAEPLALILRELGHGKAAAAIGVVAVIALPTVLLAFLYGQSRIFFVMSRDGLLPRGLSKVNARTGTPVATTLFTAVLVAALAGVARLDEIAALANAGTLAAFIAVAACMLVLRRREPGRARTFRTPLAWVVGPLAIGGCLYLFWSLPHTTQIWFGLWNALGVLAYLLYGRRNSLLQRAPQTPR; the protein is encoded by the coding sequence ATGTCGTTCCTGTTCCGGCGCAAGTCGCTCGACCTGGTCACCGTCCACGAGGCCGGCCGCCGGCTGGTGCCCTCGCTGAGCTGGCCGCATCTGGTGGCGCTGGGCATCGGCGCGATCGTCGGCACCGGCATCTACACCTTGATCGGCGTCGGCGCGCAGCTGGCCGGGCCGGCGGTGCTGGTGTCGTTCGCGGTGGCCGGGGCGATCTGCGCCTGCGCCGCGCTGGCCTATGCGGAGATGGCGACGATGATGCCGGCCGCCGGCAGCGCCTACACCTACAGTTACGTCGCGCTGGGCGAAGCGATCGCCTGGGTGGTGGGCTGGAGCCTGATCCTGGAGTACTCGCTGGTGGTCAGCACGGTGGCGGTGGGCTGGTCCGGCTACTTCGTCGGCTTCCTGCACTGGGCCAGTGCGCAGACCGGCATGGACCTGAACCTGCCGGCGGCGCTGACCGCGGGGCCGCATGCCGGCGGCATCGTCAACCTGCCGGCGGTGCTGATCACCTTCGCCGTGGCCGGCCTGCTGATGGCCGGCACCAAGGAGAGCGCCACGCTCAACGCGGTGCTGGTGGTGCTGAAGCTGATCGCCCTGGGCATCTTCGTGGCGGTGGCGCTGCCGGCGTTCCAGAGCGCCAATCTGCACCCGTTCATGCCCTACGGTTTCCCCAAGACGGTCGGCGCCGACGGCGTCGCGCACGGGGTCATGGCGGCGGCGGCGATCATCTTCTTCGCCTTCTACGGCTTCGATGCGATCTCCACCGCCGCCGAGGAAACCAAGAACCCCAAGCGCGACCTGGCGATCGGCATCGTCGGCTCGATGATCGGCTGCACCCTGATCTACATCCTGGTGGCGCTGGCCGCGGTCGGCGCGATGCGCTACGACGTGTTCGGCGCCAGCGCCGAGCCGCTGGCGCTGATCCTGCGCGAACTCGGCCACGGCAAGGCGGCGGCGGCGATCGGCGTGGTCGCGGTGATCGCGCTGCCCACCGTGCTGCTGGCGTTCCTGTACGGACAGAGCCGGATCTTCTTCGTGATGTCGCGCGACGGCCTGCTGCCGCGCGGGCTGTCCAAGGTCAACGCGCGTACCGGCACGCCAGTGGCGACCACGCTGTTCACCGCGGTGCTGGTGGCGGCGCTGGCCGGCGTGGCGAGGCTGGACGAGATCGCCGCGCTGGCCAATGCCGGCACCCTGGCCGCCTTCATCGCCGTGGCCGCGTGCATGCTGGTCCTGCGCCGCCGCGAACCCGGCCGCGCCCGCACCTTCCGCACGCCACTGGCATGGGTGGTCGGGCCGCTGGCGATCGGTGGCTGCCTGTACCTGTTCTGGAGCCTGCCGCATACCACGCAGATCTGGTTCGGGCTGTGGAACGCGCTGGGCGTGCTCGCCTACCTGCTGTACGGCCGCCGCAACAGCCTGCTGCAGCGCGCGCCGCAGACGCCGCGATGA
- a CDS encoding antibiotic biosynthesis monooxygenase: MSHPNCVLELAVFTVKPAARERMPALRQQLRAVLADFPGLLDYRAYAPLDGDDQFVDIAYWRDLASAQAAAEAFASGDARFAPYAAAIAELQVMRHLAPA; encoded by the coding sequence ATGTCCCACCCCAACTGCGTCCTCGAACTGGCCGTGTTCACCGTCAAGCCCGCTGCGCGCGAGCGCATGCCGGCGCTGCGCCAGCAGCTGCGCGCGGTGCTCGCCGATTTTCCCGGCCTGCTCGATTACCGTGCGTATGCGCCGCTGGATGGCGACGACCAGTTCGTCGACATCGCATATTGGCGCGACCTGGCCAGCGCGCAGGCGGCTGCCGAGGCCTTCGCCAGCGGCGATGCCCGCTTCGCGCCCTATGCCGCGGCCATCGCCGAACTGCAGGTGATGCGGCACCTGGCGCCCGCCTGA
- a CDS encoding DUF6882 domain-containing protein has protein sequence MSPAFQAALARHIGNAYARQLALADVLDGRDWRVDLGAGQVYFGEDLQFPIQLLGTAAEASASWLWAWANTASNLPPALLADANALRAHGEREGIAELAAPSSALGEDGGHQIALLAGALRGRCYYRAPYDGGALFFLLEDVPAAVFAPCDDARVLRLLGELPMQFELDHRAMTDGFLADQGYALQRDAAQTVATRGNTRIVLAFDAQARLTGIQGQLAPAQAAAVTPKPAPAWQFWKRKR, from the coding sequence ATGAGCCCGGCGTTCCAGGCAGCGCTGGCACGGCACATCGGCAACGCCTACGCCCGGCAGTTGGCGCTGGCGGACGTGCTGGACGGACGCGACTGGCGCGTGGACCTGGGCGCGGGCCAGGTGTACTTCGGCGAGGACCTGCAGTTCCCGATTCAATTGCTGGGCACCGCCGCAGAAGCCAGCGCCAGCTGGCTGTGGGCCTGGGCCAACACCGCCAGCAACCTGCCACCGGCCCTGCTGGCCGATGCCAATGCGCTACGTGCGCACGGCGAGCGCGAGGGCATCGCCGAACTGGCCGCGCCGTCTTCGGCGCTGGGCGAGGACGGCGGCCACCAGATCGCCCTGCTCGCCGGTGCCCTGCGCGGGCGCTGCTACTACCGCGCGCCGTACGACGGCGGCGCGCTGTTCTTCCTGCTCGAGGACGTACCGGCCGCGGTCTTCGCGCCGTGCGACGACGCCCGCGTGCTGCGCCTGCTCGGCGAATTGCCGATGCAGTTCGAACTCGACCACCGGGCCATGACCGACGGCTTCCTGGCCGATCAGGGCTATGCCCTGCAGCGCGACGCCGCGCAGACCGTGGCGACGCGCGGCAACACCCGCATCGTCCTGGCATTCGATGCGCAGGCGCGGCTGACCGGCATTCAGGGCCAGCTGGCCCCGGCGCAGGCCGCGGCGGTCACGCCGAAGCCGGCACCGGCCTGGCAGTTCTGGAAGCGCAAGCGCTGA
- a CDS encoding DUF2628 domain-containing protein — METPNLPQRAPLSPKWQFRFDFFDRYGAPSTPEYKAAFKALPFMERLKINMNFFALFFGFIYFFILGMWRKALGLIGIWLALAVVAAFLPEAIGRGLGIAYSLLVGMAANYAYYLDQRKGSVSWNPFEGVRWW; from the coding sequence ATGGAAACCCCCAATCTCCCGCAACGTGCGCCGCTCAGCCCGAAGTGGCAGTTCCGCTTCGACTTCTTCGACCGTTACGGTGCCCCGTCCACGCCCGAGTACAAGGCCGCGTTCAAGGCACTGCCGTTCATGGAACGGTTGAAGATCAACATGAACTTCTTCGCCCTGTTCTTCGGCTTCATCTACTTCTTCATCCTCGGCATGTGGCGCAAGGCGCTGGGGCTGATCGGCATCTGGCTGGCGCTGGCTGTGGTCGCGGCGTTCCTCCCCGAGGCGATCGGCCGCGGCCTGGGCATCGCCTACTCGCTGCTGGTCGGCATGGCCGCCAACTACGCCTACTACCTGGACCAGCGCAAGGGCAGCGTCAGCTGGAACCCGTTCGAAGGCGTGCGTTGGTGGTAA
- a CDS encoding rhomboid family intramembrane serine protease, translated as MDTSSLPSPTPEPDAQGRFDRARILRAFNVSLAFVAVLVAVFASQGLFDWRPWAVAPHTAAGLLGVLTAPLLHGSLEHLGANAGALLILGTLAGSVYPRATLAGLPLLWLGSGLGAWWLGDPGSHHLGASGVAHGLLFLVFVLALLRRDRAAIAASMIAFLFYGGMLVTVLPHEDGVSWQSHLGGAVGGVVAALLLRHRDPLPPRKRYSWEDEEDTDEILAADDELEPPPPTQVPVLWQPPPAPPRGVVLRFPPREERDGG; from the coding sequence ATGGACACCTCTTCGCTCCCCTCGCCCACGCCCGAACCCGATGCGCAGGGCCGCTTCGACCGCGCGCGGATCCTGCGCGCGTTCAATGTCAGCCTGGCCTTCGTGGCGGTGCTGGTGGCGGTATTCGCCAGCCAGGGCCTGTTCGACTGGCGGCCCTGGGCGGTCGCGCCGCACACGGCCGCCGGCCTGCTCGGCGTGCTGACCGCACCGCTGCTGCACGGCTCGCTGGAGCATCTGGGGGCCAATGCCGGCGCCCTGCTGATCCTGGGCACCCTGGCCGGCAGCGTGTATCCGCGCGCCACCCTGGCCGGGCTGCCCTTGCTGTGGCTGGGCTCGGGCCTGGGCGCCTGGTGGCTCGGCGATCCCGGCAGCCATCACCTGGGCGCCAGCGGCGTCGCTCACGGCCTGCTGTTCCTGGTGTTCGTGCTGGCCTTGCTGCGCCGCGACCGCGCCGCGATCGCCGCCAGCATGATCGCCTTCCTGTTCTACGGCGGCATGCTGGTGACGGTGCTGCCGCACGAGGACGGGGTGTCCTGGCAATCGCACCTGGGCGGCGCGGTGGGCGGCGTGGTCGCCGCGCTGCTGCTGCGCCATCGCGATCCGCTGCCACCGCGCAAGCGCTACAGCTGGGAGGACGAGGAGGACACCGACGAGATCCTCGCCGCCGACGACGAACTGGAACCGCCGCCGCCGACCCAGGTGCCGGTGCTGTGGCAGCCACCGCCGGCGCCGCCGCGCGGGGTCGTGCTGCGCTTCCCGCCGCGCGAGGAGCGTGACGGGGGCTGA
- a CDS encoding class I SAM-dependent rRNA methyltransferase: MNSPLPVVRLKNAWRSSHPWIFQKLVEKPAAKPKPGALVDVVGVDGDWIGRGFYNGHSRIAVRILETHPDIAVDESWFARKIAEAVSLRRDVLKLDAISDAWRVVHAEGDGLSGLVVDRYGDLLVVEFFSAGMFRHREWIYAALRAQFPGARFYSFAEEHVQKQESFDYRPVSSSGERPEPAIISEYGVRFRADPAGAHKTGFFADQRENRQWLSQQVEGKRVLDLCCNTGGFAVYAKVRGASEVVGVDIDEDVIEIAKGNARLNDVRPKFVQADIFPYLRDAAARGDQYDVVILDPAKMTRDRDQVIPALKKYLDMNKLALGVVAPGGLFATFSCTGLVAEHEFLDMLRRAAYFSGRTIQILKVAGAGADHPFMAHVQESRYLKAVFCRVLD; the protein is encoded by the coding sequence ATGAATAGTCCCCTGCCCGTAGTCCGCCTCAAGAACGCCTGGCGCTCCAGCCATCCTTGGATCTTCCAGAAACTGGTCGAAAAACCCGCCGCCAAGCCCAAGCCGGGCGCGCTGGTGGACGTGGTCGGGGTGGACGGCGACTGGATCGGCCGCGGCTTCTACAACGGCCACTCGCGCATCGCCGTGCGCATCCTCGAGACCCACCCCGACATCGCGGTCGACGAGTCCTGGTTCGCGCGCAAGATCGCCGAGGCGGTGTCGCTGCGCCGTGACGTGCTCAAGCTGGACGCGATCAGCGATGCCTGGCGCGTGGTGCATGCCGAGGGCGACGGCCTGTCCGGCCTGGTGGTGGACCGCTACGGCGACCTGCTGGTGGTGGAATTCTTCAGCGCCGGCATGTTCCGCCACCGCGAGTGGATCTACGCCGCGCTGCGCGCGCAGTTCCCCGGCGCGCGCTTCTACAGCTTCGCCGAAGAGCACGTGCAGAAGCAGGAGAGCTTCGACTACCGGCCGGTGTCCAGCAGCGGCGAGCGCCCGGAGCCGGCGATCATCAGCGAGTACGGCGTGCGCTTCCGCGCCGATCCGGCCGGCGCGCACAAGACCGGCTTCTTCGCCGACCAGCGCGAGAACCGCCAGTGGCTGAGCCAGCAGGTGGAGGGCAAGCGCGTGCTCGACCTGTGCTGCAACACCGGCGGCTTCGCGGTGTACGCCAAGGTCCGCGGCGCCAGCGAGGTGGTCGGTGTGGACATCGACGAGGACGTGATCGAGATCGCCAAGGGCAACGCCCGCCTCAACGACGTGCGCCCCAAGTTCGTGCAGGCCGACATCTTCCCGTACCTGCGCGATGCCGCCGCCCGCGGCGACCAGTACGACGTGGTGATCCTGGACCCGGCCAAGATGACCCGCGACCGCGACCAGGTGATCCCGGCGCTGAAGAAGTACCTGGACATGAACAAGCTGGCGCTGGGCGTGGTCGCCCCGGGCGGCCTGTTCGCCACCTTCTCCTGCACCGGCCTGGTCGCCGAGCACGAGTTCCTGGACATGCTGCGCCGCGCCGCTTATTTCTCCGGCCGCACCATCCAGATCCTGAAGGTGGCCGGCGCCGGCGCCGACCACCCGTTCATGGCCCACGTGCAGGAATCGCGCTACCTCAAGGCGGTGTTCTGCCGCGTGCTGGACTAG
- a CDS encoding phosphatase PAP2 family protein, translating into MPVSPACRVRSVAVVLALALAACSGPALRAPAPAPAPAKAVGYLPAAAVPDSLQLLPAPPAADSPGEALDLAINREALALRGSARWQQAARDADLSFPNGAGQFACALGVAIDAQHTPHLYTLLERSRIDASAATKAAKRRYQRARPFLRNAQAVCTPGDLDDLRQSGSYPSGHSAIGWAWALILSEIAPERATALIARGRNYGESRLVCNVHWQSDVLAGRFMGAATVARLHDDPTFNADLAAARGEIAAARAIGRMPAGDCAAENAVLQVRPASAL; encoded by the coding sequence ATGCCCGTGTCGCCCGCCTGTCGTGTCCGTTCCGTCGCCGTGGTGCTGGCGCTCGCCCTGGCCGCCTGCAGCGGTCCCGCGCTGCGTGCACCGGCGCCTGCGCCTGCGCCGGCCAAGGCGGTGGGCTATCTGCCGGCCGCGGCGGTGCCGGACAGCCTGCAGCTGCTGCCGGCGCCGCCGGCAGCCGACTCGCCGGGTGAGGCGTTGGACCTGGCGATCAACCGCGAGGCGCTGGCCCTGCGCGGCAGCGCGCGCTGGCAACAGGCCGCGCGCGATGCCGACCTGAGCTTCCCGAACGGCGCCGGCCAGTTCGCCTGCGCGCTGGGCGTGGCGATCGATGCGCAGCACACCCCGCATCTGTACACCTTGCTGGAGCGCAGCCGCATCGACGCCAGTGCCGCCACCAAGGCGGCCAAGCGCCGGTACCAGCGCGCGCGGCCGTTCCTGCGCAACGCGCAGGCGGTGTGCACCCCGGGCGATCTCGACGACCTGCGCCAGAGCGGCTCCTATCCGTCAGGACACAGCGCCATCGGCTGGGCCTGGGCGCTGATCCTGAGCGAGATCGCGCCCGAGCGCGCCACTGCGCTGATCGCGCGTGGTCGCAACTACGGCGAGAGCCGGCTGGTGTGCAACGTGCACTGGCAGAGCGACGTGCTCGCCGGCCGCTTCATGGGCGCGGCCACGGTGGCGCGGCTGCACGACGACCCGACCTTCAACGCCGACCTGGCCGCGGCGCGCGGCGAGATCGCCGCCGCCCGCGCGATCGGGCGGATGCCGGCAGGCGACTGCGCCGCGGAGAACGCGGTTCTGCAGGTGCGCCCGGCCAGCGCGCTGTAA